The genomic stretch CCCATATGTTTCTATGGAGGCTGCGACCGTCTCTTCGGTCATGGGATCTCTTTCTATCTGATCCGCTCCCATCTCTTCCAATAGTCGGATTAAATATTCCTGCCCCTCTTTTTCTCTTCCTCCGGCAATCCCATGTCCAAGATCCTGGGTATCTATGGCAATCAGTTCTGATAAATATTTAACATATTCTTCCCTGTTGCTTTCCAGTACTTCTTTTAACCGTTCCATCATCCACCTCACGAACCATAAGCCCGGATTCCCGTTTCGATCAGATCCCAGAAACGATCCACATCAATATCCACGGCCACATCCACATTGGCTTCTCTATGACTGTAGCCAAAGAAGTCACAATTGGTCCTTCCGTAGCTTTGTACGCTTCTGATATCCACTTCCGTAAACATAGGTTTTGTCACCAGAAGCTCTGGATCAATGATGGAAGCAATGGTCACCGGGTCATGGAGAGGCCCGCCATTCCAGCCAAACACTTCCTTCTGGCTCTTGTTAAAATGTCCCATCAGCTCTGTAAACAGGCGGGCTGCCGGAGTGCCGATCTCTTCCATCCGTTTTACTACCTGGGGATAACAAAGCACTTTCCTGGTCACATCAAGCCCTACCATAGTAATGGGGCGGCCGCTGGAAAATACCACATGGGCCGCATCTGCATCGGCGATAATATTAAACTCAGCCGCCGGAGTTACATTCCCCAGCTGATAGCAGCCTCCCATGAGAACAATTCTTTTTATCTTCGGTATAATGCGGGGCTCCATTCTCATGGCCATGGCAATATTGGTCAGGGGACCTGTTGGCACCAGAATAATGTCACCTTCCGATTCCATCAGCGTTTTGACGAGAAACATTACCCCATGCTCCGCCTCTTCCTTTCTCTTTAATGGTTCAAAAACCGGACCGTCAAGTCCGCTTTCTCCATGGATATCTCCTGCAAGAAGCTGCTTATCCCGGATCATGGGCTGTCCGCATCCGGCATAGACGGGGATATTAAGTCCCAGGTACTGACAGATATTCAGGGCATTTCTTGTGGTTTTTTCAAGGGACTGGTTTCCTGCCACCACTGTAATACCCAGCACCTCTATCCCACTGTTTTTTCCTGCCAGTAATATGTTCACCGCATCATCGTGTCCCGGATCGCAGTCCAGGATAACTTTCTGTTTTTCCATTGATTATTCTCCTTTTTAAGCTTTTACTAATGCACTCTTTTTCTTCTTTTCCCTTGCCAGTTTAGATGCCATGGATACTGCCAGGGTGGCTATAGTCACCACATAAGGCATCAAAAGTACCAGCTGGGACGGCACTCCGTAAGCCTGAAGCCTGGCACCTATGGAATCTGTTAACCCGAACACCAGACATCCAGCTGCTGTCAGGATTGGGTGGGCACCTCCGAAATACATAGCCGCCACTCCCATAAATCCTCTGGCATTTGTCATATTCTCCGTAAACATTTTGCTGTATCCCAGGGATAAATGGGCTCCTGCCAGGCCTCCGATCAGGCCCGATATGGCTATTGCCCGGTATTTCATGGAATTTACATTAATTCCTGCCGTCTGCGCTGCCATTGGAAACTGGCCGACTGCCCTTAAACGAAGGCCCCAGACCGTTTTATAAAATATAAACCAGACCAGTATAATCAGTACAATAACAAACCACTCGGTGATGCACCAGTTATCAAAAATCTCTTTCAAAAATGGGACTTTAGCCAGAAATGGAAGACTGACTCTTGGAATCGCAATGATCCCCGGTTCTGAAAACGTACCGCTTTTTCCCAAGACGCTGTTTAAAAGAAACTTGGTGATCGCCAGT from Lacrimispora sphenoides JCM 1415 encodes the following:
- a CDS encoding nucleoside hydrolase encodes the protein MEKQKVILDCDPGHDDAVNILLAGKNSGIEVLGITVVAGNQSLEKTTRNALNICQYLGLNIPVYAGCGQPMIRDKQLLAGDIHGESGLDGPVFEPLKRKEEAEHGVMFLVKTLMESEGDIILVPTGPLTNIAMAMRMEPRIIPKIKRIVLMGGCYQLGNVTPAAEFNIIADADAAHVVFSSGRPITMVGLDVTRKVLCYPQVVKRMEEIGTPAARLFTELMGHFNKSQKEVFGWNGGPLHDPVTIASIIDPELLVTKPMFTEVDIRSVQSYGRTNCDFFGYSHREANVDVAVDIDVDRFWDLIETGIRAYGS
- a CDS encoding ABC transporter permease, giving the protein MDLGKIFSVSLIYATFRSATPIIYAALCAAITQQADILNIGTEGIMLTGAFAAVAVSYLTGSWLLGVVVAMIAGLIMAMIMAVGHIRYKAEICAIGMGINLFALAITKFLLNSVLGKSGTFSEPGIIAIPRVSLPFLAKVPFLKEIFDNWCITEWFVIVLIILVWFIFYKTVWGLRLRAVGQFPMAAQTAGINVNSMKYRAIAISGLIGGLAGAHLSLGYSKMFTENMTNARGFMGVAAMYFGGAHPILTAAGCLVFGLTDSIGARLQAYGVPSQLVLLMPYVVTIATLAVSMASKLAREKKKKSALVKA